The DNA region TTACCACATGCAGCAGATAAACGCGGGCATTCGTCTTTTTAGCAATGCTTGCAGCCACTTCTGCAGCTGCATAGGCCGTTTCGGAGAAATCTGTAGGTACGAGTATTCGCTTCATAATGGTTTCTATTTGAACGCAAATTACCTACCCTGTTCCCTAAGGCCATGACATTTCTCAATGGTCATTATGATTAACCTCAACAACATTGCGGTCTTCACAATATTTAACACAAGCCAATAGTTCTTAACGAATGGGGCCGAAACTTCCGTCTATTTTCGCAACCGAATGATAGAACTATCCGGAATCAGGAAATCATACCAAATGGGCAGCAACCGTTTGGAAGTACTCAAAGGAATTGACCTGAGCATTTCAGAAGGCGAACTGGTTTCCATCATGGGTTCTTCCGGAACAGGTAAATCCACCTTGCTCAATATCCTCGGAATTCTAGATAATTACGATTCCGGCTCCTATTACTTAGATGGTACGCTTATCAAAGATCTGAGCGAGACGAAAGCAGCCCAATATCGAAACAAGCTGCTGGGCTTCGTTTTTCAGAGTTTCAACTTGGTCAACTTCAAGAATGCGATGGAAAACGTGGCACTTCCGCTCTACTACCAAGGAGTTGGAAGACGCAAACGGAATAAGATCGCATTGGAATACTTGGAACAGGTTGGTCTTTTGGATTGGGCTGAACATCTGCCAAGCGAAATGAGCGGTGGGCAGAAACAGCGTGTGGCCATTGCCCGTGCATTGGTTACCAAGCCAAGGCTCATTTTGGCAGATGAACCGACAGGTGCACTTGATAGCACCACTTCATCCGAAGTAATGCAAATGCTGAAGGATGTGAATGCTGCGGGAATGACCGTGGTCATCGTAACACACGAACACGACATTGCAGCACAGACAGACCGTGTCATCCTCATGAAGGATGGA from Flavobacteriales bacterium includes:
- a CDS encoding ABC transporter ATP-binding protein, with the translated sequence MIELSGIRKSYQMGSNRLEVLKGIDLSISEGELVSIMGSSGTGKSTLLNILGILDNYDSGSYYLDGTLIKDLSETKAAQYRNKLLGFVFQSFNLVNFKNAMENVALPLYYQGVGRRKRNKIALEYLEQVGLLDWAEHLPSEMSGGQKQRVAIARALVTKPRLILADEPTGALDSTTSSEVMQMLKDVNAAGMTVVIVTHEHDIAAQTDRVILMKDGLIDSEELRIRN